A DNA window from Pedomonas mirosovicensis contains the following coding sequences:
- a CDS encoding HesA/MoeB/ThiF family protein — protein sequence MDLTDEQLDRYARHIVLRDVGGAGQVKILQARVLVIGAGGLGSPCLQYLAAAGVGTLGIVDDDVVDLSNLQRQVLHGTPDIGRLKTESAQEAIARLNPDVKVVAHALRLTTENAAEIISGYDIVADGSDSFETRFAVADACLQLKKPLVSAAVGPFEGQVSVFKGYEETLPCYRCFVPETPGGQQRTCADVGVLGALTGVIGSLQALEVLREIVGFGQTLAGRLLIYDGLSNRIRTLSLPKDPGCPACRGR from the coding sequence ATGGACCTGACCGACGAGCAGCTGGACCGTTATGCCCGCCACATCGTGCTGCGCGATGTGGGCGGTGCGGGGCAGGTGAAGATCCTGCAGGCGAGGGTGCTGGTCATCGGCGCGGGCGGGCTGGGCAGCCCGTGCCTGCAATATCTGGCGGCAGCGGGCGTCGGCACGCTCGGCATCGTGGACGATGACGTGGTGGATTTGTCCAACCTGCAACGGCAGGTGCTGCACGGCACGCCCGATATCGGCCGGTTGAAGACCGAGAGCGCGCAGGAAGCCATTGCGCGCCTCAACCCGGACGTGAAGGTGGTGGCCCATGCCCTGCGCCTGACGACGGAGAATGCAGCCGAGATCATTAGCGGCTATGATATCGTCGCGGATGGTTCTGATTCGTTCGAGACGCGGTTTGCCGTGGCGGATGCCTGCTTACAGCTGAAAAAGCCGCTGGTTTCGGCAGCGGTGGGACCGTTTGAGGGGCAGGTTTCAGTTTTTAAGGGATATGAGGAAACCCTTCCCTGTTATCGCTGCTTTGTACCTGAAACCCCCGGCGGCCAGCAGCGTACATGCGCGGACGTTGGTGTCCTTGGCGCGCTGACAGGCGTTATAGGGTCCTTGCAAGCTCTCGAAGTGCTGCGTGAGATCGTAGGCTTTGGACAAACGCTGGCCGGCCGCCTGCTGATTTATGACGGTCTCAGCAATCGGATACGCACGTTGAGTTTGCCGAAGGACCCTGGTTGCCCGGCGTGCCGCGGGAGGTAA
- a CDS encoding DsrE/DsrF/DrsH-like family protein, translating into MGKTRQGLAIIFSDSNHGRIHAGLSLACASAAMGRPVRIFFTASRSRRLTLTENGKAMTPSPAQAFPRSAKC; encoded by the coding sequence ATGGGCAAGACGCGCCAAGGCTTGGCGATCATCTTCAGTGATTCCAATCACGGCCGCATTCATGCCGGCCTCAGCCTCGCCTGCGCCTCGGCGGCCATGGGCCGCCCGGTGCGGATCTTTTTCACAGCGAGTCGGTCGCGGCGCTTGACCCTCACCGAAAATGGAAAGGCGATGACACCTTCGCCAGCGCAGGCATTCCCTCGATCTGCGAAATGCTGA
- a CDS encoding DsrE/DsrF/DrsH-like family protein, giving the protein MLTTARELGIVMTACTTGLHLCGLTANQLPEGVEAAGMVAFLADAKDSELLFV; this is encoded by the coding sequence ATGCTGACGACGGCGCGCGAACTGGGCATCGTCATGACGGCGTGCACCACGGGCTTGCACCTGTGCGGCCTCACCGCCAACCAGTTGCCCGAAGGCGTGGAAGCGGCGGGCATGGTGGCCTTCCTTGCCGACGCGAAAGACAGCGAGCTTCTTTTCGTGTGA
- the infC gene encoding translation initiation factor IF-3, translating into MSRRPLAPPPPLSGPAYNEFIKAPRVRVIDQNGENLGVLYTREAREIAAEVGLDLVEISPNSDPPVCKILDLGKFKYESQKKAAAARKNQKTQDVKEIKMRPGIDDHDYQTKLKAIARFIEEGDKVKVTLRFRGREMAHNQLGMRVMERVATDTAEYAKVEQSARMEGRQMLMVIAPK; encoded by the coding sequence ATGTCACGGCGCCCTCTGGCGCCACCACCGCCGCTTAGTGGTCCCGCCTATAATGAGTTCATCAAGGCGCCGCGCGTGCGCGTCATTGATCAGAACGGAGAGAATCTCGGCGTTCTCTATACGCGGGAGGCACGGGAAATTGCTGCTGAAGTCGGCCTCGACCTGGTTGAGATTTCTCCCAACTCCGATCCGCCAGTGTGCAAAATTCTCGACCTCGGAAAGTTCAAGTACGAGTCGCAGAAGAAGGCGGCTGCCGCCCGGAAAAACCAGAAGACCCAGGACGTCAAGGAAATCAAGATGCGTCCGGGTATCGATGACCATGACTACCAGACCAAGCTGAAGGCCATCGCGCGCTTCATCGAGGAAGGGGATAAGGTCAAGGTCACCCTGCGTTTCCGTGGCCGCGAGATGGCTCACAACCAGCTGGGTATGCGCGTCATGGAACGCGTGGCCACAGACACGGCGGAATACGCCAAGGTCGAGCAGTCCGCCCGCATGGAAGGCCGTCAGATGCTTATGGTCATCGCGCCGAAGTAA